Sequence from the Synergistaceae bacterium genome:
CCTTTATACCGTGAGTGCCAACAATTTTCCCTATAATGGTTCTTGCAGAATGTTTATCAGTCTTCTTTGACATCCACATCAACTTTTTCGCCGGACTTGATTGAAGCTGCCTTTGCCACATGACGTATAGCATTAATCGTAGAACCTTTTTTCCCGATAACTCGGCCTATGTCTTCTTGTGCAACTTTTATTGTGAGCAAAATAGCTCCGAAATCATTCCGAGTTTCAGTGACGATGACTTCGTCAGGAATGGTGACAAGCTTTTTGACGATAAGAGTTACAAGGTCAACATAATTAGGCATATTTTTCCCGCCTATTCCGTAGCCGGTGCGTCATATACTCCGGCTTTTTTAAGCAATACTTTGGCTGTATCTGAGGGTAAAGCTCCATTTTTAATCCAAAAGACTGCGCGTTCGGCGTTAACCTTTATCTCTGCCGGTTCTGTCAGAGGATTATAGGTTCCGAGTATTTCAATAAAACGGCCATCTCTTGGGGATCGTGAATCAGCCACGACCAAGCGATAAAAAGGAGCCTTCTTTTTCCCGTGTCGGGAAAGACGAATACGAACT
This genomic interval carries:
- a CDS encoding KH domain-containing protein; translated protein: MPNYVDLVTLIVKKLVTIPDEVIVTETRNDFGAILLTIKVAQEDIGRVIGKKGSTINAIRHVAKAASIKSGEKVDVDVKED
- the rpsP gene encoding 30S ribosomal protein S16, whose protein sequence is MAVRIRLSRHGKKKAPFYRLVVADSRSPRDGRFIEILGTYNPLTEPAEIKVNAERAVFWIKNGALPSDTAKVLLKKAGVYDAPATE